The following are from one region of the Roseobacter fucihabitans genome:
- a CDS encoding cupin domain-containing protein translates to MGEIKAEVLLPTQELRDDIPFYTKVLGMRMDMIYPADDPTVAVFSGHGLRVRIEKDVAVAPGHLRILCEDPDGFADGKTRLKAPNGTQIDIAPLYEPLVMPETVHSFVVRRLADQAPWVIGRAGMHYRDLIPDRLGGSIIASHIRIPDGGPVPDMVHYHTVGFQLIFCYRGWVDLVYEDQGEPFRLHAGNCVIQPPQIRHRVLFASDNIEVIEIGVPAEHVTTIDHDMELPNGPANPERVFSGQRFVHHKADAATWGPFRIPGFESRDTTIAAHTGNVAGVHVVRATAEKSVWTQHDGDILFTFVMAGHMVLEGEGRAPHKLEAGDAFVIPPGMPVRYGDPSDDLELLEVSLPGVFNTTPGGAV, encoded by the coding sequence ATGGGCGAGATCAAAGCTGAGGTTTTGTTGCCAACGCAGGAGTTGCGTGACGATATTCCTTTTTATACCAAGGTTTTGGGGATGCGGATGGATATGATATATCCCGCGGATGACCCTACGGTCGCGGTATTTTCCGGGCATGGTTTGCGTGTCCGTATCGAAAAAGACGTCGCAGTCGCGCCGGGGCATTTGCGCATCCTTTGTGAGGATCCAGATGGGTTTGCCGATGGTAAGACACGCCTTAAGGCCCCCAACGGCACGCAGATCGACATCGCCCCGCTGTACGAACCGCTGGTGATGCCCGAAACGGTGCATAGCTTTGTGGTGCGCCGCCTGGCGGATCAGGCCCCCTGGGTGATCGGGCGGGCAGGTATGCATTACCGTGATCTTATTCCCGACCGTCTGGGCGGGTCGATCATTGCCAGCCACATCCGCATTCCCGACGGCGGGCCGGTGCCTGATATGGTGCATTACCACACGGTCGGGTTTCAGCTGATCTTCTGCTATCGCGGCTGGGTTGATCTGGTCTATGAAGACCAAGGCGAACCCTTCCGCCTGCACGCGGGCAATTGCGTGATCCAACCGCCCCAGATCCGGCACCGCGTCCTTTTTGCCTCTGACAACATCGAAGTGATCGAAATTGGCGTGCCGGCAGAGCATGTCACGACGATTGATCACGATATGGAACTGCCCAATGGCCCTGCCAATCCGGAGCGGGTGTTCTCCGGCCAGCGGTTCGTGCATCACAAGGCCGATGCGGCGACATGGGGGCCGTTCCGCATCCCCGGTTTCGAGAGCCGTGATACGACGATTGCCGCCCATACCGGCAATGTAGCGGGCGTGCATGTGGTGCGCGCTACCGCCGAGAAAAGCGTTTGGACGCAGCATGATGGAGATATTCTGTTCACTTTTGTCATGGCAGGTCACATGGTTTTGGAGGGCGAAGGGCGCGCACCGCATAAGTTGGAAGCGGGGGATGCATTTGTGATCCCGCCGGGCATGCCGGTGCGCTACGGGGACCCCTCGGATGATCTTGAACTGCTTGAGGTCTCCTTGCCGGGTGTTTTCAACACCACACCGGGCGGGGCAGTTTGA
- a CDS encoding NADP-dependent malic enzyme — translation MTESKNLRQAALDYHEFPKPGKLEIRATKPLANGRDLARAYSPGVAEACLEIKQEPSTAARYTARGNLVGVVTNGTAVLGLGNIGALASKPVMEGKAVLFKKFANIDCFDIEVDESDPEKLADIVCALEPTFGAINLEDIKAPDCFTVERICRERMNIPVFHDDQHGTAIVVGAAVTNALYVAGKTFEDIKIVSTGGGAAGIACLNMLLKLGVKRENVWLCDIHGLVYEGREIDMNPSKTQFAQNSDLRTLEDVIGQADLFLGLSGPGVLQPEMVSKMAERPIVFALANPTPEILPDLVRSVAPDAIIATGRSDFPNQVNNVLCFPFIFRGALDVGATTINDEMELACIDGIAELARATTSAEAAAAYQGEQLTFGPDYLIPKPFDPRLVGVVSSAVARAAMETGVATRPIEDLEVYRQKLDGSVFKSALLMRPVFQAARMAPRKIVFAEGEDERVLRCAQAVLEETTEKPILIGRPDVIETRIERAGLTIRLGKDVDLVNPENDPRYRDYWETYHALMARRGATPDIARAIMRTNTTAIGAVMVQRQEADSLICGTFGEFRWHLNYLQQILGRDGRKPDGALSMMILEDGPLFIADTQVHLHPDPEQIATIAMGAARHVRRFGIEPKVAFCSQSQFGNQGEGTGGRLRAAIKLLDARSPDFCYEGEMNIDTALDAELRARVMPSNRMEGAANVLVFAHADAASGVRNILKMKGGGLEVGPILMGMGNKAHIVSPSITARGLLNMAAISGTPVDQYG, via the coding sequence ATGACTGAATCCAAGAACCTGCGCCAGGCGGCACTTGATTACCACGAGTTCCCAAAGCCGGGAAAACTCGAAATTCGTGCCACGAAACCACTGGCCAATGGGCGTGATCTTGCGCGGGCCTATTCTCCGGGCGTGGCCGAGGCCTGTTTGGAAATCAAACAAGAGCCTTCAACGGCGGCGCGCTATACCGCGCGCGGTAACCTGGTCGGCGTTGTGACCAATGGCACGGCCGTTTTGGGGCTTGGAAACATCGGCGCGCTGGCCTCCAAACCGGTGATGGAGGGCAAGGCCGTTCTGTTCAAGAAATTCGCAAACATTGATTGCTTTGACATTGAAGTAGACGAAAGCGATCCGGAAAAACTGGCCGACATCGTTTGTGCTTTGGAACCGACGTTCGGTGCGATCAACCTTGAAGACATCAAGGCCCCGGATTGTTTCACCGTGGAGCGCATTTGCCGCGAGCGGATGAACATCCCTGTCTTTCATGATGACCAGCATGGCACCGCCATTGTCGTGGGTGCCGCTGTGACCAACGCGCTTTATGTGGCGGGCAAGACCTTTGAGGACATCAAGATCGTCTCGACAGGGGGCGGGGCTGCGGGCATCGCCTGTCTGAACATGCTGCTCAAACTGGGCGTGAAGCGCGAGAATGTGTGGCTCTGCGACATTCACGGCCTTGTCTATGAGGGCCGCGAGATCGACATGAACCCCAGCAAAACCCAATTTGCGCAAAACTCCGATCTGCGCACGCTGGAGGACGTCATCGGGCAGGCTGATCTGTTCCTCGGGCTCTCCGGACCGGGCGTTTTGCAGCCCGAAATGGTCTCGAAAATGGCAGAGCGCCCGATCGTTTTTGCACTGGCCAACCCGACCCCGGAAATCCTCCCCGACCTCGTGCGCAGCGTCGCACCCGATGCGATCATCGCCACCGGGCGGTCCGATTTTCCCAATCAGGTCAACAATGTACTCTGCTTCCCCTTTATTTTTCGCGGCGCGCTTGATGTGGGTGCGACCACCATCAACGACGAAATGGAGCTGGCCTGTATCGACGGAATTGCAGAATTGGCGCGTGCCACGACATCCGCAGAGGCCGCCGCCGCATATCAGGGTGAACAGCTGACGTTCGGTCCCGATTACCTCATCCCAAAACCGTTTGATCCGCGTCTTGTCGGTGTTGTTTCCTCCGCCGTGGCGCGCGCGGCAATGGAAACCGGTGTCGCCACTCGGCCCATCGAAGATCTGGAGGTCTATCGTCAAAAACTGGACGGGTCGGTCTTCAAATCCGCGCTATTGATGCGCCCGGTCTTTCAGGCGGCCCGCATGGCCCCGCGCAAGATCGTGTTTGCAGAGGGCGAAGACGAGCGTGTGCTGCGCTGCGCACAAGCTGTGCTGGAAGAAACTACCGAGAAACCCATTCTGATCGGGCGCCCCGATGTGATCGAAACCCGCATCGAGCGCGCCGGCCTCACCATTCGTCTGGGCAAGGACGTCGATCTGGTGAACCCGGAAAATGACCCGCGTTACCGGGATTATTGGGAAACCTATCACGCCCTGATGGCGCGCCGCGGTGCCACGCCGGACATCGCGCGGGCCATCATGCGTACCAATACCACCGCCATTGGCGCGGTCATGGTACAGCGCCAGGAAGCAGATAGCCTGATCTGCGGCACCTTTGGTGAATTCCGTTGGCATCTGAATTACCTGCAACAGATTCTCGGGCGGGACGGACGCAAACCCGATGGTGCGCTGTCGATGATGATCCTTGAGGACGGGCCATTGTTCATTGCGGATACGCAGGTGCATTTGCATCCAGACCCCGAACAGATTGCGACAATCGCCATGGGGGCTGCGCGCCATGTGCGCCGATTTGGCATCGAGCCTAAGGTTGCGTTTTGCTCGCAGTCGCAATTCGGCAATCAGGGCGAAGGCACCGGAGGGCGTTTGCGTGCTGCGATCAAACTGCTGGATGCGCGCAGCCCTGATTTCTGCTATGAGGGCGAGATGAATATCGACACCGCGCTCGATGCAGAATTGCGCGCGCGGGTTATGCCCTCCAACCGGATGGAAGGGGCGGCCAATGTTCTGGTCTTTGCCCATGCGGATGCGGCATCGGGCGTGCGTAACATTCTCAAAATGAAAGGCGGCGGGCTGGAAGTCGGGCCCATTCTGATGGGCATGGGCAATAAGGCGCATATCGTTTCCCCCTCCATCACCGCGCGCGGGCTTCTCAATATGGCGGCCATCTCCGGGACGCCGGTGGATCAATACGGCTAA
- a CDS encoding propionyl-CoA synthetase: MGYQEIYAASMADPEKFWMEAAEAIAWSKPPSKALFDRGDDLYEWYADGLTNGCYNAVDRHVADGRGDQVAIIHDSPITGSKSHLTYSELQTRVAALAGALVAQGVSKGDRVIIYMPMVPEALEAMLACARIGAVHSVVFGGFAANELAVRIDDCEPKAILAASCGLEPGRVIHYKPLLDGAIDMARHKPKVCLILQRDQERADLIPGRDLDWHAAQDGVTPAECVPVEGNHPAYILYTSGTTGAPKGVVRHTGGHLVALHWTMKNIYQCDPGDVFWAASDVGWVVGHSYICYAPLIHGNTTIVFEGKPVGTPDAGTFWRVISEHNVRSFFTAPTAIRAVKREDPKGLERQRYDLSCLRALYLAGERADPDTIEWAGDTLGVPVYDHWWQTETGYTIAGNPAGLEALPVKIGSPTVAMPGYDVQILDEAGHPQKPGELGAIAIKLPLPPGTLPTLWNATDRFRKSYLTHFPGYYETGDAGMIDADGYLYIMARTDDVINVAGHRLSTGAMEEILAAHPDVAECAVVGVSDALKGQAPLGLLCLTKGVNRAHGEITSECVKLVREKIGPVAAFKNALVVERLPKTRSGKILRATVVKIADNEPFKMPATIDDPAILDEIKNALQTIGYAKDKGSE, from the coding sequence ATGGGCTATCAGGAAATATACGCTGCCAGCATGGCGGATCCCGAGAAATTCTGGATGGAAGCCGCTGAGGCTATTGCGTGGAGCAAACCTCCGAGTAAGGCTCTGTTTGATCGTGGCGACGACCTTTATGAATGGTACGCGGATGGGTTGACCAACGGGTGTTACAACGCCGTTGACCGCCATGTGGCGGACGGTCGCGGCGATCAGGTCGCAATCATCCATGACAGCCCGATTACCGGTTCCAAATCGCACCTGACCTACTCTGAGTTGCAAACACGGGTGGCCGCGCTGGCCGGGGCGCTCGTTGCGCAGGGTGTGAGCAAGGGCGACCGGGTGATCATCTATATGCCCATGGTGCCGGAGGCGTTGGAGGCGATGCTGGCCTGCGCGCGCATCGGGGCGGTTCATTCCGTGGTTTTCGGCGGGTTCGCGGCCAATGAATTGGCGGTTCGGATCGATGATTGCGAGCCCAAGGCGATCCTTGCGGCCTCCTGCGGGTTGGAGCCGGGCCGGGTGATCCATTACAAGCCCCTGCTGGACGGCGCGATTGACATGGCGCGGCATAAACCAAAGGTCTGCCTGATCCTGCAACGGGATCAGGAACGCGCCGACTTGATCCCCGGACGTGATCTGGATTGGCACGCCGCACAGGACGGCGTAACCCCTGCGGAATGTGTGCCGGTTGAAGGCAATCATCCGGCCTATATCCTCTATACTTCTGGCACGACCGGCGCACCCAAGGGTGTTGTGCGCCACACTGGCGGGCATCTGGTGGCGCTCCACTGGACGATGAAAAACATCTACCAATGCGATCCCGGTGATGTCTTCTGGGCCGCATCCGACGTGGGCTGGGTCGTGGGGCACAGCTATATCTGTTACGCACCACTGATCCACGGCAACACCACCATCGTGTTTGAGGGCAAGCCCGTCGGCACCCCTGATGCGGGCACGTTCTGGCGGGTGATTTCCGAACATAACGTGCGCAGTTTCTTTACCGCACCGACGGCGATCCGGGCGGTCAAACGCGAGGACCCCAAGGGGCTGGAGCGGCAGAGATACGACCTGTCGTGTTTGCGCGCGCTTTACCTTGCTGGGGAACGCGCCGACCCTGATACCATCGAGTGGGCCGGTGATACCCTCGGCGTGCCGGTCTATGATCACTGGTGGCAGACGGAGACCGGCTATACCATCGCGGGTAACCCGGCCGGGCTCGAAGCCTTGCCGGTCAAGATCGGCTCTCCCACCGTCGCCATGCCAGGCTATGACGTGCAGATTCTCGATGAGGCCGGGCATCCGCAAAAGCCCGGTGAATTGGGCGCAATCGCAATCAAACTGCCGCTGCCCCCCGGAACCCTGCCGACGCTCTGGAATGCCACGGATCGATTTCGCAAAAGCTATCTCACGCATTTCCCCGGCTATTACGAAACCGGCGACGCGGGCATGATCGACGCGGATGGGTATCTTTATATCATGGCGCGCACGGATGACGTGATCAATGTTGCCGGGCACCGTCTGAGCACCGGCGCGATGGAAGAGATCCTGGCCGCCCATCCGGATGTCGCGGAATGCGCGGTAGTGGGTGTGTCGGATGCGCTTAAGGGGCAGGCACCCTTGGGTCTTTTATGTCTGACCAAGGGGGTGAACCGAGCGCATGGTGAGATCACCTCGGAATGCGTGAAGCTGGTGCGCGAGAAAATCGGCCCCGTGGCGGCCTTCAAGAATGCGCTGGTCGTGGAGCGTCTGCCCAAAACACGCTCGGGTAAAATCTTGCGCGCAACGGTGGTTAAAATCGCAGATAACGAACCCTTCAAGATGCCCGCGACAATAGACGACCCCGCAATTCTGGATGAAATAAAGAACGCATTGCAAACTATTGGTTACGCAAAAGATAAAGGGTCGGAATGA
- a CDS encoding CsbD family protein — MNWDIIKGNWKQMAGQVQSKWGELTDDEVDMLEGDRDRLAGLIQERYGIAKDEAERQIDSFVAEYKSAA, encoded by the coding sequence ATGAACTGGGACATTATCAAAGGTAACTGGAAACAGATGGCCGGTCAGGTGCAATCCAAATGGGGCGAGTTGACCGATGACGAGGTCGATATGCTTGAGGGCGACCGCGACCGACTTGCGGGTCTGATCCAGGAACGCTATGGCATCGCCAAGGATGAAGCTGAGCGTCAGATCGACAGCTTTGTCGCAGAATATAAATCGGCCGCTTGA